Proteins from a genomic interval of Lathamus discolor isolate bLatDis1 chromosome 19, bLatDis1.hap1, whole genome shotgun sequence:
- the TBC1D22B gene encoding TBC1 domain family member 22B isoform X6, which translates to MVYPLLLDGPSRLAQPLRQPCRPQRRHSPSLSRLASPQRLARSGQWRRSLLPDPRWRRRGLRAGGAEAACGRPPPSCALCRCAAGPAGRWARSLAGWPAGRARPSLPPWRPRAAGSSGSGAPSCRAGIEGITSLPEALRGVTLGDSSSVPRSIQPVYGAQHPPLDPRLTKNFIKDRSKANALPMKSKKASSFHEFARNTSDAWDIGDDEDDDFSSSSSSFQTLNSKVAKATAAQVLENHSKLRAKPERAQSALGDMPTNCKVIKSSSEAQLSRTSEEACVRTPLQKQQSLPLRPVIPLVARISDQNASGAPPMTVREKTRLEKFRQLLSSHNTDLDELRKCSWPGVPREVRPVTWRLLSGYLPANMERRKLTLQRKREEYFGFIQQYYDSRNEEHHQDTYRQIHIDIPRTNPLIPLFQQPLVQEIFERILFIWAIRHPASGYVQGINDLVTPFFVVFLSEYVGLIQSLLKSVEAFHCLAVAL; encoded by the exons ATGGTTTATCCCCTCCTCCTTGATGGTCCCTCCCGCCTCGCACAGCCTCTCCGCCAGCCTTGCAGACCTCAGAGACGTCACTCCCCCTCCCTCTCACGATTGGCCTCTCCGCAACGTCTTGCCCGAAGCGGCCAATGGCGGCGCTCTCTCCTCCCGGACCCAAGATGGCGCCGCCGGGGGCTGAGAGCGGGCGGCGCTGAGGCGGCCTGCGGGAGGCCGCCACCTTCCTGCGCGCTCTGCCGCTGCGCCGCGGGGCCGGCCGGCCGGTGGGCTCGCTCGCTCGCTGGCTGGCCGGCCGGCCGGGCTCGCCCCTCCCTTCCGCCATGGCGGCCGAGAGCGGCAGGCAGTTCTGGAAGCGGAGCGCCAAGCTGCCGGGCAG GTATTGAAGGAATCACGTCCCTTCCTGAAGCCCTTAGAGGTGTCACCTTGGGTGACAGCAGCTCTGTCCCAAGAAG caTTCAACCTGTGTATGGAGCACAGCATCCTCCTCTGGATCCCCGTCTCACCAAGAA TTTCATCAAGGACCGCTCTAAGGCCAATGCACTGCCTATGAAAAGCAAGAAGGCCTCCAGCTTCCATGAATTTGCCCGCAATACCAGCGATGCCTGGGACATTGGTGATGACGAAGATGATgacttctcttcctcctcttcctctttccaaACTCTGAACTCTAAAGTGGCCAaggccacagcagcacaggtaCTGGAGAACCACAGCAAGCTGCGGGCAAAACCTGAGCGGGCCCAGTCTGCTCTTGGTGACATGCCCACCAACTGCAAGGTAATCAAGTCCAGCAGTGAGGCCCAGCTCTCCAGGACATCTG AGGAGGCCTGTGTGAGGACCCcccttcagaagcagcagtcGCTTCCCCTTCGGCCTGTCATTCCACTTGTTGCCCGAATCTCTGACCAAAATGCTTCGGGTGCTCCCCCCATGACAGTGAGGGAGAAAACCCGCCTGGAGAAGTTTCGGCAGCTCCTTTCCAGCCACAACACAGACCTGG ATGAACTGAGAAAATGCAGCTGGCCTGGTGTGCCCAGAGAAGTCCGTCCTGTGACTTGGCGTCTCCTCTCA GGTTATCTCCCCGCAAACATGGAGCGACGAAAGCTGACTTTGCAGCGCAAGCGGGAGGAATATTTTGGTTTCATCCAGCAGTATTATGATTCCCGGAATGAGGAGCATCATCAAGACACCTACCGACAG ATCCACATCGATATTCCAAGGACCAACCCACTCATCCCCCTCTTCCAACAGCCACTTGTCCAGGAG ATCTTTGAAAGAATCCTGTTTATCTGGGCCATTCGACACCCAGCCAGCGGCTATGTACAGGGAATCAATGACCTGGTCACTCCTTTCTTTGTTGTGTTCCTCTCCGAGTATGTTG gtCTCATCCAAAGCTTGTTGAAGTCAGTGGAAGCCTTCCATTGCCTAGCTGTGGCTTTGTAA